GGAACTCGCCGAGCGGCACGTCCTGGTCGCCCGCCTCGGCGACGAGGTCGTCGGCACCGTACGCGGCCGGGTCGACGAGGGCGGTGTCGGCCGGATAGGGCGTCTGGTGGTCCACCCCCGGATGCAGCGCCACGGCCTCGGCGGCCGCCTGCTGGAGGCGATGGAGCGCCGGCTGCTGGAGGAGCGCCAGGTGGTGGGCTTCCGGCTCTTCACCGGTCACCGCAGCCTCGGCAACCTGCGGCTGTACACCCGCCAGGGCTACCGTCAGACGGGCGTGCGGCCGCTCGGCGGCGAGCTGAGCTACGTCGTCCTGGAGAAGCCCGTGCCGAGCGTGCTGGCCGCGTAGGCCGAGCCGACTCCCGGGCACCCGTGCCCCTCGGTGCCCGGCAGTACACGACCGTGTCCGTATTTCGGACACCGGATCCTGAAATATGGGATTGAATCGAGCAGTCTGATTTACTGGCTCGTATGACCACGACGACGAACTGGCCCCCCACCGGCACCATGCCGGCAGGTGAGCGCGCCATGTGCCGTCGTACCCACCGGTGCGCGTGTCCGCGCATGTGTCAGTACTGAGGGCCACCGCCTTCCCCTCGCGCCCCGAAGCGAGAACCCCGGAGCTCCCCGTCGCGGAGCGCCGCCCTCCCTTCCCGCCCGCCCCCCGACCCGGTCCCGCGCGGACCCGACAGGGTCGCGCCCCGCGCCGCCCCGGCGCGGGCGGTGGCAGGCCCGGGAGGACCCTCAACGGCGTTCCGCCGCGCGTCACCGTCCGCAGTCCGCGCCGGTGGCAGCGCGCCGCCCGCCCCCGACCCACGGAAGCAGCTGTGATCACCACCACCGACCTCACGAAGGTCTACCGCTCGCAAGGCCGCGAGGTGACCGCCCTCGCCGGCGTCGACCTGCACGTGCGCGAGGGCGAGGTCTACGGCGTCGTCGGCACCAGCGGGGCCGGCAAGAGCACCCTCATCCGCTGCGTGAACATGCTGGAGCGCCCCAGCTCCGGCACCGTCACGGTGGACGGCCTGGAGCTCACCGCCCTCGGCGGCCACGAGCGGCGGGCCGGCAGCGCCCTGCGCGAGGCCCGCCGCCGGATCGGCATGGTCTTCCAGCACTTCAACCTGCTGTCCTCGCGGACGGTCCAGGAGAACGTCGAACTCCCACTGGAGATCATCGGCCTGGACCGGCAGCAGCGCCGCCGCAAGGCCGCCGAGCTGCTCGACCTGGTCGGCCTCACCGACAAGGCCCGCAGCTACCCGAGCCAGCTCTCCGGCGGGCAGAAGCAGCGGGTCGGGATCGCCCGCGCGCTGGCCGGCGACCCCAAGGTGCTGCTCTCCGACGAGGCGACCTCCGCGCTGGACCCGGAGACCACCCGCTCCATCCTCAAGCTGCTGCGCGAGCTCAACCAGCAGCTCGGCCTCACCGTGCTGCTGATCACCCACGAGATGGACGTCATCAAGTCGGTCTGCGACTCGGCCGCCCTGATGCGCGGCGGCCGGGTGGTCGAGTCCGGCGCGCTGACCGACCTGCTCGCCACGCCCGGATCCGAGCTCGCCCGCGAGCTGTTCCCGCTCGGCGAGTCCGGCTCCGGCCACGCCGGGCGCACCGTCCTGGAGATCACCTTCCAGGGCGACAGCTCCGCCCGGCCGTTCGTCTCCCAGCTCGCCCGTACCTACCAGATCGACATCAACATCCTCGGGGCGGCGGTCGAGACGATCGCCGGCCGGATGGTCGGCCGGATGCGCGTCGAACTCCCCGGCAGCCACCACGACAACGTGGTGCCGATCGGCTTCCTGCGCGAGCAGGGCCTGCAGGTGGACGTGCTCGACGCGATGGACGGAGCGGTGGCATGACCTGGGACCAGATGCTGGAGCTGATCAAGCCCGCCACCGTCGAGACCTTCCAGATGGTCGGCATCGCCACGCTGGCCACCATCCTGATCGGCCTGCCACTGGGCATCCTGCTGGTGCTCACCGCCAAGGGCGGCCTGCTGGAGAACCTGCCGGTCACCAAGGTCATCGGCGCGGTCGTCAACGTCGGCCGCTCGCTGCCCTTCGTGATCCTCATGGTGGCGCTGATCCCGCTCACCCGGGCGGTGGTCGGCACCTCGATCGGCTGGCAGGCCGCCACCGTGCCGCTCGCCGTCGGCGCCATCCCGTTCTTCGCCCGACTGGTCGAGACGTCCGTCCGCGAGGTGGACGGCGGCCTGGTCGAGGCCGTCCAGGCGATGGGCGGCGGCACCTGGACGATCGTGCGCAAGACCCTGCTGCCCGAGGCGCTGCCCGCCCTGGTCGCCTCGCTGACCACCACGGTCATCGCGCTGATCGGCTACTCCGCGATGGCCGGCACGGTCGGCGGCGGCGGTCTCGGCACCCTCGCCATCAACTACGGCTACCTCCGCTTCGAGACCGGTTTCATGTGGGTCATCGTCGCCGAGCTGGTCGTCATCGTCACCGCGGTCCAGCTCCTCGGCGACCTCGTCGTGCGCCGGCTCGCCCGGCGCGGCCGCACGGCCGGCCCGCTGCGCCTGCTGCGCCCGCGCGGCAGGGCCTCCGCCGCACGCGACGAGGAACTCGTCGCCCCCTGACCACACCCCGTCCGACCCTGGACGGCGGCTCCCCGAATCACGCAGAAAGGCACTTTTCGTGCGCAACGTC
The sequence above is drawn from the Kitasatospora sp. NBC_00315 genome and encodes:
- a CDS encoding GNAT family N-acetyltransferase, producing MGMSVIISVASEEDAEQILKLQYLGFQSEAELYGDWGIEPLTQTLDSLRTELAERHVLVARLGDEVVGTVRGRVDEGGVGRIGRLVVHPRMQRHGLGGRLLEAMERRLLEERQVVGFRLFTGHRSLGNLRLYTRQGYRQTGVRPLGGELSYVVLEKPVPSVLAA
- a CDS encoding methionine ABC transporter ATP-binding protein encodes the protein MITTTDLTKVYRSQGREVTALAGVDLHVREGEVYGVVGTSGAGKSTLIRCVNMLERPSSGTVTVDGLELTALGGHERRAGSALREARRRIGMVFQHFNLLSSRTVQENVELPLEIIGLDRQQRRRKAAELLDLVGLTDKARSYPSQLSGGQKQRVGIARALAGDPKVLLSDEATSALDPETTRSILKLLRELNQQLGLTVLLITHEMDVIKSVCDSAALMRGGRVVESGALTDLLATPGSELARELFPLGESGSGHAGRTVLEITFQGDSSARPFVSQLARTYQIDINILGAAVETIAGRMVGRMRVELPGSHHDNVVPIGFLREQGLQVDVLDAMDGAVA
- a CDS encoding methionine ABC transporter permease, whose translation is MTWDQMLELIKPATVETFQMVGIATLATILIGLPLGILLVLTAKGGLLENLPVTKVIGAVVNVGRSLPFVILMVALIPLTRAVVGTSIGWQAATVPLAVGAIPFFARLVETSVREVDGGLVEAVQAMGGGTWTIVRKTLLPEALPALVASLTTTVIALIGYSAMAGTVGGGGLGTLAINYGYLRFETGFMWVIVAELVVIVTAVQLLGDLVVRRLARRGRTAGPLRLLRPRGRASAARDEELVAP